In Nomascus leucogenys isolate Asia chromosome 25, Asia_NLE_v1, whole genome shotgun sequence, a single genomic region encodes these proteins:
- the LOC100600259 gene encoding keratin-associated protein 13-1, translated as MSYNCCSGNFSSRSCGGYLRYPASSCGFSYPGNLVYSTDLCSPGTCQLGSSLYRGCQETCWEPTSCQTSCVESSPCQTSCYRPRTSLLCSPCQTTYSGSLGCGSSSYRSLGYGSRSCYSVGCGSSGFRSLGYGGCGFPSRGYGSGFCRPTYLASRSCQSSCYRPTCGSGFYY; from the coding sequence ATGTCCTACAACTGCTGCTCTGGAAACTTCTCTTCCCGCTCCTGTGGTGGCTACCTACGCTACCCAGCCTCCTCCTGTGGCTTTTCCTACCCCGGCAACCTGGTCTACAGCACTGACCTCTGCTCTCCCGGCACCTGCCAGCTGGGATCCTCTCTCTATAGAGGCTGTCAGGAGACCTGCTGGGAGCCCACCAGCTGCCAGACATCCTGTGTGGAGTCCAGCCCCTGCCAGACCTCCTGCTACCGCCCCAGAACCTCCTTGCTCTGCAGTCCCTGCCAGACAACTTACTCTGGGTCTCTAGGCTGTGGATCCAGCAGCTACCGCTCCCTGGGCTATGGATCGAGGAGCTGCTACTCGGTGGGCTGTGGGTCCAGTGGCTTCAGATCCCTGGGTTATGGAGGCTGTGGCTTCCCTTCCCGGGGCTATGGCTCTGGATTCTGCCGCCCAACCTACTTGGCTTCTAGGAGCTGCCAGTCTTCTTGCTACAGACCAACTTGTGGATCAGGCTTCTATTATTGA